The Prevotella sp. E9-3 genome has a window encoding:
- the dinB gene encoding DNA polymerase IV, translated as MRRIIHVDMDQFFAAVEQRDNPSLRGLPVAVGHDGPRGVVSTASYEARRYGVHSAQSIQMAKRLCPQLVIVHPRFEAYKEVSMQIREIMHDYTDLIEPLSLDEAFLDVTENKKGITLAVDIAREIKQRILDTTQLTASAGVSYCKFLAKIASDWRKPNGLTVVHPDRAQEFIDHLHVNRIWGVGRKTAEHMHRMGIFTGYDLRMTSEQHLVSEFGKMGHVFYQFARGIDERPVVSQWERKSVSCEQTFEEDIFKPSAATIELYHTVLELLRRLEKSGFEGHTLTLKLKLGDFSRDDASQQDTAAEVRRDFSSYRQISRSITADRVLRSKEDILPLAKQLLSQVPFDEQHPIRLIGLGVSRSAADEQDDSPIDSPKQEWLELELQFEPWE; from the coding sequence ATGCGTCGCATCATTCACGTCGATATGGATCAGTTCTTTGCTGCCGTTGAGCAGCGGGATAACCCCTCCTTGCGCGGACTTCCTGTCGCCGTGGGCCATGACGGACCGCGTGGTGTTGTGTCAACAGCCAGCTATGAAGCCCGACGCTATGGCGTTCATTCTGCTCAGAGCATTCAGATGGCCAAACGCCTTTGTCCGCAACTGGTCATTGTTCATCCTCGTTTCGAAGCTTACAAAGAAGTGTCGATGCAGATTCGTGAAATCATGCACGACTATACCGACCTCATCGAGCCTTTGTCGCTCGATGAGGCTTTTTTGGATGTTACTGAAAACAAGAAAGGCATCACTTTGGCCGTTGATATTGCTCGTGAGATTAAGCAGCGCATCCTCGACACTACCCAGCTCACGGCCTCTGCCGGCGTGAGCTACTGTAAGTTCCTGGCCAAGATAGCCAGCGACTGGCGAAAGCCCAACGGACTGACCGTTGTTCATCCCGACCGTGCGCAGGAGTTTATCGACCATCTGCACGTGAACCGTATCTGGGGAGTGGGGCGCAAAACGGCCGAGCACATGCACCGAATGGGAATTTTTACAGGCTATGACCTTCGCATGACTTCCGAACAGCATCTCGTATCCGAGTTTGGCAAGATGGGCCATGTGTTCTATCAGTTTGCCCGAGGCATCGACGAGCGTCCGGTTGTTTCACAATGGGAACGGAAATCAGTGAGTTGCGAACAGACTTTTGAGGAGGATATCTTCAAGCCCTCTGCTGCTACCATCGAACTCTACCATACAGTACTGGAACTGCTCCGCCGTTTGGAAAAGAGTGGTTTTGAAGGACATACACTGACCCTGAAACTCAAGTTAGGCGATTTCTCGCGTGATGATGCATCCCAGCAAGATACTGCTGCTGAAGTTCGTCGCGATTTCTCCTCTTACCGTCAGATTTCCCGTAGTATCACGGCCGACCGTGTGTTGCGCAGCAAGGAAGATATCCTTCCGCTGGCTAAGCAATTGCTTAGTCAGGTTCCTTTCGACGAACAGCATCCCATTCGCCTCATTGGCCTTGGCGTTAGCCGTTCTGCTGCCGATGAACAGGATGACTCGCCTATAGACTCGCCTAAACAAGAATGGCTCGAACTGGAATTGCAGTTCGAACCATGGGAATAG
- a CDS encoding alpha-L-arabinofuranosidase C-terminal domain-containing protein encodes MRRNYWLLLALLPTFLWAQEQKEIFIYSPNPSAGLHVAENTSNGWTDLGQLCSSDYGTWGAEKKMHAPSVCRANDGTWRLVFQVNDRSPVFAAAYSRNLITWRPQDYPVMSTRHCKEPVIFENPVNGSFDIYYKSSEGKRFVSASADFRHFSKDESSMIDDAAWTRDTATIGGQLMEGNQFTVSNDFLTAIRNHFQMLREDARLSSERMHNDAKTLAWLKEPLTATLTVEPNRQKTISDKLVGIFFEDISYAADGGLYAELVQNRDFEYNRRDRREWHATTAWHSSAAIRIATEKPLSKNNPHYAIVTSDSLWNEGWDGIAVEKGKKYDFSMFVCGQKQFIVMLTANDGTVLAKAKVKSKSNQWQQVNVVLKAKASCEKARLLLLPQGKEEAAIDMVSLFPQETFMGRKNGLRKDLAETIARLKPKFVRFPGGCMSHGQGLDNIYHWNETVGPLQDRKPDMNIWNYHQTRGLGFYEYFQFCEDIGAEPLPVLAAGVPCQNSANNAQGLGGQQGGIPMEDMPAYIEELCNLIEWANGDPATSKWAKMRADAGHPAPFNLKYLGIGNEDIISTVFEERYEMICRGVLAKYPNIKICGTVGPFHTPSADYIEGWDFARKNPTLQYMVDEHYYESTGWFLNHRNYYDNYPRNGVKVYLGEWAASTHVKRPCIESALAEALYMTDLERNADVVVMSSYAPMLAKDGHHNWNPDMIYFSNTEVRPTPAYEVQRLFGNYSGDRYISSEFTVQSSELAAQGAPKDCNIANRLGASVVKDSKTGKTFVKLVNALPVEVRLNVKGLNLTGAHGETFSGKPEDQHLQCQPLTIGNEVTLPPYSFLAVEL; translated from the coding sequence ATGAGAAGAAACTATTGGTTATTACTTGCCTTGTTACCCACCTTCTTGTGGGCACAGGAACAAAAAGAGATATTTATCTATTCCCCTAATCCGAGTGCCGGTTTGCATGTGGCAGAGAACACGTCCAATGGATGGACCGACTTGGGACAGCTCTGCTCCAGCGACTACGGCACATGGGGCGCAGAGAAGAAAATGCATGCTCCTTCCGTTTGCCGTGCCAACGACGGCACCTGGCGACTGGTGTTTCAGGTGAACGACCGCTCACCAGTATTTGCTGCCGCCTACAGCCGCAACCTCATCACCTGGCGCCCACAGGACTACCCCGTCATGAGCACACGCCACTGCAAAGAACCGGTGATCTTTGAGAACCCGGTGAACGGCTCTTTCGATATCTATTATAAGTCGTCGGAAGGCAAGCGCTTTGTCTCCGCTTCGGCCGACTTCCGCCATTTCTCGAAAGATGAGTCAAGCATGATAGACGATGCTGCCTGGACACGCGACACCGCCACCATTGGCGGACAGCTCATGGAAGGCAATCAGTTCACGGTAAGCAATGATTTCTTGACAGCTATCCGCAACCATTTCCAGATGCTGCGCGAAGATGCCCGTCTTTCTTCGGAGCGCATGCACAACGATGCCAAGACGCTCGCCTGGCTGAAAGAGCCGCTGACGGCCACCCTCACCGTGGAACCAAACCGCCAGAAGACTATCAGCGACAAGCTGGTGGGCATTTTCTTTGAAGATATCAGCTATGCTGCCGACGGCGGCCTGTATGCCGAACTGGTGCAGAACCGCGACTTCGAATACAACCGTCGCGACCGTCGTGAATGGCATGCTACTACTGCCTGGCATTCGTCGGCCGCTATTCGCATAGCCACCGAGAAACCGCTCAGCAAGAATAATCCCCACTATGCCATCGTCACTTCCGACTCGCTATGGAACGAGGGATGGGACGGAATAGCCGTTGAAAAGGGAAAGAAATATGATTTTTCTATGTTCGTCTGTGGTCAGAAGCAGTTCATCGTGATGCTGACCGCCAACGACGGAACCGTACTGGCAAAGGCTAAAGTGAAGAGTAAGAGCAACCAATGGCAACAGGTAAACGTGGTGCTGAAGGCAAAAGCCTCATGCGAAAAGGCTCGCCTGCTTCTTCTGCCACAAGGTAAGGAAGAGGCTGCCATCGACATGGTATCGCTCTTCCCACAAGAAACTTTCATGGGACGGAAGAACGGACTGCGCAAAGACCTGGCAGAAACCATTGCCCGACTGAAACCGAAGTTTGTTCGTTTCCCTGGCGGATGCATGAGCCACGGACAAGGACTGGACAATATCTACCACTGGAACGAGACGGTGGGACCGCTGCAAGACCGCAAGCCCGACATGAATATCTGGAACTATCACCAGACACGCGGACTGGGCTTCTACGAGTATTTCCAGTTCTGTGAGGATATCGGTGCCGAACCTCTGCCTGTATTGGCAGCTGGCGTGCCCTGTCAGAACTCGGCCAACAACGCTCAAGGACTGGGCGGACAGCAGGGCGGTATTCCGATGGAGGACATGCCGGCCTATATCGAAGAGCTCTGCAACCTTATTGAATGGGCCAACGGCGATCCTGCCACTTCGAAATGGGCAAAGATGCGTGCCGACGCCGGTCATCCGGCACCGTTCAACCTGAAATACTTAGGTATAGGCAACGAGGACATCATCTCAACGGTATTTGAAGAGCGCTACGAGATGATTTGTCGTGGGGTGCTGGCAAAATATCCTAATATAAAGATATGTGGAACGGTGGGTCCTTTCCATACTCCTTCAGCCGACTATATCGAAGGATGGGACTTTGCCCGCAAGAACCCCACTCTGCAGTATATGGTCGATGAGCACTACTATGAATCGACAGGATGGTTTCTGAACCACCGCAACTACTACGACAACTATCCCCGCAACGGCGTGAAGGTATATTTGGGCGAGTGGGCTGCTTCTACCCACGTGAAGCGCCCCTGCATTGAATCGGCGCTGGCCGAAGCACTCTATATGACCGATCTGGAGCGCAATGCCGATGTGGTGGTGATGAGTTCGTATGCGCCCATGCTGGCCAAGGACGGTCATCACAACTGGAACCCCGACATGATTTACTTCTCGAACACGGAAGTGCGCCCCACCCCTGCCTACGAGGTGCAACGACTGTTCGGCAACTACAGTGGCGACCGGTATATCAGTTCAGAGTTCACTGTTCAGAGTTCAGAGTTGGCTGCACAGGGGGCTCCCAAGGACTGCAACATCGCCAACCGTCTCGGTGCCTCAGTGGTGAAGGACTCAAAGACGGGCAAGACCTTCGTGAAGTTAGTGAATGCCCTGCCCGTAGAAGTGCGCCTCAACGTGAAAGGCCTCAACCTCACAGGTGCCCACGGCGAAACCTTCAGTGGAAAGCCCGAAGACCAGCACCTGCAGTGCCAGCCCCTCACCATCGGCAACGAGGTAACCCTGCCCCCCTACTCTTTCTTGGCAGTAGAACTATAG
- the buk gene encoding butyrate kinase encodes MLILAINPGSTSTKMAVYEDEKPIVLRNISHSQEELAQFDDVIEQHDFRKQLVLDELQRVGVPLNFDAVIGRGGLVKPIAGGVYEINDDMLQDTYSGIAMHNHACNLGCLIAHDIASQIPGCRSFIADPGVVDELNDYARISGSPLMGRICIWHALNQRAIARRYAAGIGKRYEDLNLIICHMGGGISVAAHEHGKAVDANNALDGEGPFSPERAGSLPAVDLIRLCFSGKYTEKQLLKRIAGKAGLNAHLGTADVREVERRIADGDTHAELILNAMIYHVAKNIAALGAVLCGKIDAILLTGGLARSEYVISRLRKRIDFLGPVYCFPGEDEMEALALNALAVLRGQREVKVYD; translated from the coding sequence ATGCTCATATTAGCAATTAATCCCGGCTCTACATCGACCAAGATGGCCGTGTATGAGGACGAGAAGCCCATTGTACTGCGCAACATCTCGCATTCGCAGGAGGAACTGGCACAGTTTGATGATGTCATTGAACAGCACGACTTCCGCAAACAGTTGGTGCTCGACGAACTACAGCGGGTGGGAGTGCCACTGAATTTTGATGCGGTGATAGGACGCGGCGGACTGGTAAAGCCGATTGCCGGCGGTGTGTATGAAATCAATGATGACATGTTGCAGGACACCTATAGCGGTATTGCCATGCACAACCATGCCTGCAACCTGGGTTGTCTCATTGCTCACGACATTGCCTCACAGATTCCCGGATGCCGCTCGTTCATTGCCGACCCTGGCGTGGTGGACGAACTGAACGACTATGCCCGCATCAGCGGTTCGCCACTCATGGGACGCATCTGTATCTGGCATGCCCTGAACCAGCGCGCCATAGCCCGTCGCTATGCTGCTGGTATCGGCAAACGCTATGAGGACCTGAACCTCATTATCTGTCACATGGGCGGAGGTATTTCTGTGGCTGCCCATGAGCACGGAAAGGCTGTCGATGCCAACAACGCCCTCGACGGTGAGGGGCCTTTCTCGCCGGAACGTGCCGGCAGTCTGCCTGCCGTTGACTTGATACGTCTCTGTTTCAGTGGTAAATATACGGAGAAACAACTGTTGAAACGTATTGCCGGAAAGGCCGGACTGAACGCTCACCTGGGAACGGCCGATGTGCGCGAGGTAGAACGACGCATAGCCGATGGCGACACCCATGCCGAACTGATTCTGAATGCAATGATCTATCATGTGGCAAAGAATATTGCCGCGCTGGGCGCCGTGCTCTGCGGAAAGATTGATGCCATCCTGCTCACAGGAGGACTGGCCCGTTCAGAGTATGTCATCAGCCGACTGCGCAAGCGTATTGACTTTCTCGGTCCTGTTTATTGTTTCCCCGGCGAAGACGAGATGGAGGCACTGGCACTGAACGCACTCGCCGTACTCCGCGGTCAGCGGGAAGTGAAGGTGTATGATTAA
- a CDS encoding phosphate acyltransferase, which yields MDTIQNLDEMIGRLIAKGGKKRIGVICPRDESTRKAVEEATSATGFAEAVVFDNDDVLVAAQQAVAAAREGKVDVLMKGALNTDDLLRAVLNKETGILPKGRVLTHLTCAQIPSYDKLVFCSDVAVIPYPTAEQREEQLKYLLQLMRSMGVEEPRVGLINCTEKVNEKHFPVTVEYRQLVEKAATGVFGPCIVDGPLDLKTCFSPEALHKKGINSPLEGRADAIIFPDIQAGNVFYKTITCFIPGVETAAVLAGTQVPVVLPSRGDSPKNKLYSLALACSLSGTEL from the coding sequence ATGGATACCATTCAGAATCTTGATGAAATGATTGGCCGCCTTATTGCGAAAGGTGGCAAGAAACGTATAGGAGTCATCTGTCCGCGCGACGAGTCAACCCGTAAGGCCGTTGAAGAGGCCACCTCGGCTACCGGTTTTGCCGAGGCCGTTGTATTCGACAACGATGATGTGCTGGTGGCAGCCCAACAGGCCGTAGCCGCTGCACGCGAGGGAAAGGTTGACGTGCTGATGAAAGGCGCCCTCAACACCGACGACCTGCTGCGTGCCGTACTGAACAAGGAGACGGGCATTCTGCCTAAAGGACGTGTGCTGACCCACCTTACCTGCGCCCAGATTCCCAGTTACGACAAGCTGGTGTTCTGTAGCGATGTGGCAGTGATTCCCTACCCCACGGCCGAACAGCGCGAAGAGCAGTTGAAATACCTGTTACAGCTGATGCGCTCGATGGGTGTTGAGGAACCGCGTGTGGGCCTCATCAACTGTACGGAAAAGGTGAACGAGAAGCATTTCCCCGTCACCGTAGAATATCGCCAACTGGTAGAGAAGGCCGCTACAGGAGTATTCGGCCCCTGCATCGTTGACGGTCCGCTCGATCTGAAAACCTGCTTCTCGCCAGAAGCGCTTCATAAAAAAGGTATCAACTCGCCTCTTGAGGGTAGAGCCGATGCCATTATCTTCCCCGACATTCAGGCTGGCAACGTGTTCTACAAGACTATCACCTGCTTTATTCCCGGCGTGGAGACAGCCGCAGTACTGGCTGGCACTCAGGTGCCCGTGGTATTGCCCTCACGCGGCGATAGTCCGAAGAACAAACTCTACTCACTGGCACTGGCCTGCTCACTCTCAGGTACCGAACTATAA
- a CDS encoding TonB-dependent receptor, with protein MDSLQHVGEVVVLSKLTFREVIPSQQLKGEELERLSALSVADAMRYFSGVQLKDYGGVGGVKTVDVRSMGTNHLAVSYDGIVLGNAQNGQIDLGQFSLDNIEEVTLYNGQKSAIFQAASDFASASSVYMRTRMPRFKVGERTHLKVRAKYGASDLLRTSLLWEERLSDDLSLSTNAEVMTASGKYRFRYRRKNLDGTTAWDTTATRQNGDIHAERLELNLHGILEQGQWQAKAYLYNSARGIPGAIVNNVWSRGERQQDLNTFYQASWQKSFGEKFSTRWLAKYAFYQTHYQNRDTTVLPVDNTYRQQELYLSTANVVELLPGWSASMSYDLRWNKLNADAYNFAYPTRWNHILSVATAFDYRQLKVQASVVGNYIIDNTYRNTSKKKDSQLTPALFANLYPFKGKWLSLRAYVKQSFRMPTFNDLYYTEIGSANLKPERATQFDFGFLLNKHLKATALSLQADFYYNKVEDKIIAYPKGQQFRWTMLNLGEVDIRGLDVVGSLSGTVFRNVTTTVRAQYTYQKAIDITNPSRPFYRHQIPYIPRHSGSLIVGVDWQRLSLNYSFLYTGERWNAQVNNDYNYMQPWYTSDFSASYRFKLMGCEMKALAEVNNLLDQQYDVIANYPMPGRNFSVGVEVRF; from the coding sequence ATGGACTCGCTTCAGCATGTTGGCGAGGTGGTGGTGCTGTCGAAACTGACCTTCCGTGAGGTTATACCCTCTCAGCAACTCAAAGGAGAGGAACTGGAACGCCTTTCAGCCCTGTCGGTGGCCGATGCCATGCGCTATTTCTCGGGCGTGCAACTGAAAGACTATGGTGGCGTGGGCGGTGTGAAGACGGTCGATGTGCGCTCCATGGGTACCAACCATCTGGCAGTGAGCTATGACGGTATCGTGTTGGGCAATGCCCAGAATGGTCAGATAGACCTGGGGCAGTTCTCGCTCGATAATATCGAAGAGGTTACCCTCTACAACGGTCAGAAGAGTGCCATCTTTCAGGCTGCCAGCGATTTCGCTTCGGCCTCGTCGGTCTATATGCGCACCCGCATGCCTCGGTTCAAGGTGGGCGAACGCACCCATCTGAAGGTACGCGCAAAATACGGAGCCAGCGACCTGCTGCGTACCTCACTGCTATGGGAAGAGCGACTGTCCGATGACTTGAGCCTGAGCACCAATGCCGAGGTGATGACGGCCAGCGGAAAGTACAGGTTCCGCTATCGCCGGAAGAACCTGGATGGCACTACAGCCTGGGACACTACCGCCACACGACAGAACGGTGATATCCATGCCGAGCGACTGGAACTGAACCTGCACGGCATACTCGAACAGGGACAGTGGCAGGCGAAAGCCTATCTCTATAACTCCGCCCGAGGCATTCCTGGCGCTATCGTGAATAATGTGTGGAGTAGGGGTGAGCGGCAACAGGATCTGAACACTTTCTATCAGGCCTCGTGGCAAAAGTCGTTTGGCGAGAAGTTCAGCACCCGGTGGCTGGCCAAGTATGCCTTCTATCAGACTCACTACCAAAACCGTGACACCACGGTGCTGCCCGTTGACAATACCTATCGTCAGCAGGAACTGTACCTCTCGACGGCCAATGTGGTGGAACTGCTCCCGGGATGGAGCGCCTCAATGAGCTACGACCTGCGCTGGAACAAACTGAATGCAGATGCCTATAACTTTGCCTATCCAACGCGTTGGAACCATATACTGTCAGTGGCCACAGCCTTCGACTATCGTCAACTGAAGGTGCAGGCCTCCGTAGTGGGAAACTATATAATCGACAATACCTACCGAAACACATCGAAGAAGAAGGACAGCCAACTGACGCCCGCTCTGTTTGCCAACCTCTATCCTTTTAAGGGCAAGTGGCTGTCGTTACGGGCATACGTGAAGCAAAGTTTCCGTATGCCCACTTTCAATGACCTTTACTACACCGAGATAGGCAGTGCCAACCTGAAACCTGAACGGGCCACACAGTTTGACTTCGGTTTCTTGTTGAACAAGCACCTGAAGGCAACGGCTCTCTCTCTTCAGGCCGATTTTTATTATAATAAGGTGGAGGATAAGATTATTGCTTATCCTAAAGGACAGCAGTTCCGCTGGACCATGCTCAACCTGGGCGAGGTGGACATACGTGGCCTTGATGTGGTGGGATCGCTGTCGGGTACTGTTTTCCGCAACGTCACCACAACCGTCCGTGCGCAATATACTTACCAGAAGGCTATTGACATAACCAATCCGTCACGACCATTCTACCGTCATCAGATTCCCTACATCCCCCGGCATTCGGGCTCGCTCATCGTTGGGGTGGACTGGCAACGGCTGTCGCTGAACTACAGTTTCCTCTATACCGGCGAACGCTGGAACGCTCAGGTGAACAACGACTATAACTATATGCAACCGTGGTACACCAGCGACTTCTCAGCCTCGTATCGGTTCAAGTTGATGGGCTGTGAGATGAAGGCATTGGCTGAAGTGAACAACCTGCTGGACCAGCAGTATGACGTGATAGCTAACTATCCCATGCCGGGGAGAAACTTCAGTGTTGGGGTGGAGGTGAGGTTTTGA
- a CDS encoding YncE family protein, protein MISFVKYNFFVGLCCLFLLTACRTDDDVVMPTVMDTGGAVGSDYAGLYVLCEGNMGSNKATLDFLDFQTGKYHQNIFPSRNPQQVKELGDVGNDAKIYGTRLWLVVNCSNKVEVCEAGTARSIGHVDVPNCRYLAFHEGYAYVSSYVGAVGGTSVTGSVYKIDTLTLKVEGRVGVGYQPEEMAVVGNKLYVANSGGYNAMQGLGYDCRVSVIDLNSFIVERQVEVAPNLFRLRADRYGQVWVTSRGSEGENNTSSQLYLLNGNTVGATIDLPVSDLAFRGDSLCYLATSNGHMETGVIDIKTHQIVSRQLLKPSADYSIETPYGMMVHPETGHIYVMDATNYVSNGWLYCFDADGNYQWRASTGDIPGHGVFLPKEIGAAPADTTEHEPPFDSRYIKAVDEYVPAPGQFVNELPQATAEDTPASMAAKCTESLANRKGGLVTLGSWGGYITFHFDHPLQNIEGEADFAIWGNAHTGNSEPGIVMVSQDTNGNGLPDDEWYELSGSADVDSLGKVVYDYELTYQKQPMQSVPWTDKYGKTGTVSRNTYHQQEYFPLWLGNELTFKGTLLPPNATLVNSGSSAIWTLDAFRYGYADNVPNRDRNGCSFDISWAVDASRNAVQLTHADFIRVYSAQLQQCGWIGETSTEITGAEDLHLVR, encoded by the coding sequence ATGATTAGTTTTGTGAAATATAATTTTTTTGTGGGGCTTTGTTGCCTGTTTTTGCTTACTGCCTGTCGTACCGATGACGATGTGGTGATGCCCACCGTTATGGATACGGGAGGGGCGGTAGGCTCTGACTATGCCGGACTCTATGTGCTCTGTGAGGGGAATATGGGGTCGAACAAGGCTACACTCGACTTTCTGGACTTCCAAACAGGAAAGTACCATCAGAATATTTTTCCTTCGCGCAATCCACAACAGGTGAAGGAGTTGGGCGATGTGGGCAACGATGCGAAAATCTATGGCACGCGCCTGTGGCTGGTGGTCAACTGTTCGAACAAGGTGGAGGTGTGCGAGGCGGGAACAGCCCGTTCTATAGGTCATGTCGATGTGCCTAACTGCCGCTATCTGGCTTTTCATGAGGGCTATGCCTATGTGTCGAGCTATGTGGGAGCCGTGGGCGGCACTTCTGTAACGGGTAGTGTGTATAAGATAGACACCCTCACGCTGAAAGTGGAAGGCCGCGTAGGCGTAGGCTATCAACCGGAAGAAATGGCGGTAGTGGGCAACAAACTCTATGTGGCCAACAGCGGTGGCTACAACGCCATGCAGGGGTTGGGCTATGATTGCCGTGTGAGTGTGATCGACTTGAATAGCTTTATCGTAGAACGACAGGTAGAGGTGGCTCCCAATCTGTTTCGTCTGCGGGCCGACCGTTACGGACAGGTATGGGTGACAAGTCGTGGCTCAGAAGGAGAAAACAACACCTCGTCGCAACTCTATCTCCTGAATGGAAACACGGTGGGCGCAACGATCGACCTGCCCGTTAGCGACCTCGCTTTCCGTGGCGATTCGCTCTGTTATCTGGCTACTTCCAACGGACACATGGAAACGGGTGTCATCGATATCAAAACACATCAGATTGTAAGCCGCCAACTGTTGAAACCTTCTGCCGACTATTCTATCGAGACTCCTTATGGCATGATGGTTCATCCTGAAACGGGCCATATCTATGTGATGGATGCTACCAACTATGTGAGCAATGGCTGGCTCTATTGCTTTGATGCCGATGGTAACTATCAGTGGCGTGCATCAACCGGCGATATTCCCGGTCACGGTGTGTTTCTGCCCAAAGAGATAGGAGCAGCTCCTGCCGACACAACAGAGCATGAGCCTCCTTTCGACTCTCGCTATATCAAAGCTGTCGATGAGTATGTACCAGCGCCCGGACAGTTTGTGAACGAACTGCCACAGGCCACTGCCGAGGATACGCCCGCATCGATGGCAGCAAAATGTACGGAGAGTCTGGCCAATAGAAAGGGCGGACTCGTCACCTTGGGTAGTTGGGGCGGTTATATCACTTTCCATTTCGACCATCCGTTGCAGAATATAGAAGGTGAAGCTGATTTTGCCATTTGGGGCAATGCCCATACCGGCAATAGTGAACCGGGCATCGTCATGGTAAGTCAGGACACTAACGGCAACGGACTGCCCGATGATGAGTGGTACGAGCTGAGCGGGTCGGCCGATGTGGACAGCCTTGGCAAGGTGGTCTATGACTACGAGCTGACCTATCAGAAACAACCCATGCAGTCGGTACCCTGGACCGATAAGTACGGAAAGACAGGAACGGTGAGTCGCAACACCTATCATCAGCAGGAGTATTTCCCCCTCTGGCTGGGCAATGAGCTGACTTTCAAAGGAACCCTATTGCCACCCAATGCCACCCTTGTCAATTCAGGCAGTTCGGCCATCTGGACCCTCGATGCTTTTCGCTATGGCTATGCCGATAATGTGCCAAACCGGGACAGAAACGGATGTAGTTTCGATATCAGTTGGGCGGTCGATGCAAGTCGCAATGCGGTGCAGCTGACGCATGCCGACTTTATCCGCGTTTACTCGGCACAGTTGCAGCAATGCGGGTGGATAGGCGAAACATCTACCGAAATAACTGGTGCAGAAGACCTGCATTTAGTGCGATAA
- a CDS encoding DUF4465 domain-containing protein produces the protein MKKNLFKWMMAIAIVATPMAFVSCGDDDDDNGPEDGKEVTPELVTIGFENQTLNGQGFWCGTASGESLEPIEDDLGGITTTYLNTYKEEGATFNTTYNEYSSPYGDFDYWFGYAISQRKETTFSPNTRTPDQYNNIVGKAFGGDKFCVVQTYGESIVFDRAVTLADMAYTNSAYVVNSILNGDDYAKKFDEKDYLNCTVEGYSSDSTLVGTVKIDLASNGKYVDTWKQADLSKLKGVKYVKFTFTGSDTGDNGLNTPAYICIDNLRYEK, from the coding sequence ATGAAGAAGAATCTTTTTAAGTGGATGATGGCTATCGCAATTGTAGCTACTCCAATGGCTTTCGTTTCTTGTGGTGATGATGACGACGACAATGGTCCGGAAGACGGCAAAGAAGTTACACCAGAACTGGTGACTATCGGCTTTGAGAATCAGACACTGAATGGACAGGGTTTCTGGTGTGGTACAGCATCAGGAGAAAGCCTGGAACCGATTGAAGACGACTTGGGGGGAATAACCACAACTTATTTGAATACCTACAAAGAGGAAGGTGCTACCTTTAACACTACTTACAATGAGTATTCATCGCCTTATGGTGATTTTGACTACTGGTTTGGCTATGCTATCTCTCAGCGTAAAGAGACAACCTTTAGCCCAAATACACGGACACCCGATCAATATAACAATATCGTCGGAAAGGCCTTTGGGGGAGATAAGTTCTGCGTGGTTCAGACATACGGCGAATCTATTGTTTTTGATCGTGCCGTGACACTCGCTGACATGGCCTATACTAATTCGGCTTATGTGGTGAATTCAATACTGAATGGTGACGACTATGCAAAGAAGTTCGATGAAAAAGACTATCTTAATTGCACAGTTGAAGGATATAGCTCAGATAGTACACTTGTCGGTACAGTGAAGATTGATCTGGCCAGCAACGGAAAATATGTTGATACTTGGAAACAGGCAGACCTTTCAAAACTGAAGGGCGTGAAGTACGTTAAGTTCACTTTCACTGGTTCTGATACTGGTGATAATGGTTTGAATACTCCTGCTTATATCTGTATCGACAATCTCAGATATGAGAAATAA